Proteins encoded within one genomic window of Bdellovibrionota bacterium:
- a CDS encoding L-threonylcarbamoyladenylate synthase — protein sequence MEEDLNKAVEILKSGGVVGMPTETVYGLAADIKSPEGIENIFKTKQRPFFDPLIVHIAHLQHLKGVVTEFPELAVFLGEKFWPGPLTMILPKSKILNTKITSGLEFVGVRFPKHPLAQKLIHKLGNPVAAPSANLFGKTSPTSSDHVKKEFGDKVFVLEGGECEVGLESTVIGFDTNYLSIKIYRPGSITKEMLEKALKDYIKPISIFEEQSPVAPGHLKHHYMPAIPLMIVGEHEMEDPKLQEEAKLKLKLAVFKPIELVLHNDPAIAARELYQNLRRCAETGASVIFVREKAEYKGDLWTAIWDRLRKAASLKVDYSV from the coding sequence ATGGAAGAAGATCTAAACAAAGCAGTAGAAATACTCAAAAGTGGTGGCGTCGTCGGGATGCCAACGGAAACCGTCTATGGTTTGGCGGCGGATATTAAGAGTCCTGAGGGTATCGAAAATATTTTTAAAACAAAACAGCGCCCATTCTTTGATCCTCTCATCGTACATATTGCTCATCTCCAGCATTTAAAAGGTGTTGTAACAGAATTTCCGGAGCTTGCCGTGTTCTTGGGTGAAAAATTTTGGCCAGGCCCTCTCACCATGATTTTGCCCAAATCAAAAATTTTGAACACGAAAATCACGTCAGGTTTAGAATTTGTGGGCGTACGGTTCCCGAAGCATCCTCTAGCTCAAAAATTAATTCACAAATTAGGAAATCCCGTCGCAGCTCCATCAGCAAATCTTTTTGGAAAAACTTCTCCCACAAGTTCTGATCACGTAAAGAAGGAATTTGGAGACAAAGTTTTTGTGCTAGAAGGCGGCGAATGCGAAGTGGGACTGGAATCTACCGTGATTGGTTTTGATACTAATTATCTTTCCATCAAAATTTATCGTCCAGGATCTATCACCAAGGAAATGCTCGAGAAAGCTCTCAAGGATTATATAAAGCCCATTTCAATTTTTGAAGAGCAATCTCCCGTAGCACCAGGTCATTTGAAGCATCACTATATGCCTGCTATTCCTCTTATGATCGTGGGGGAGCACGAAATGGAAGATCCAAAATTACAAGAAGAAGCAAAATTAAAATTAAAATTAGCGGTATTTAAACCCATCGAGCTTGTCCTTCACAATGACCCTGCAATCGCCGCACGCGAGCTCTACCAGAATTTAAGAAGATGTGCAGAGACGGGTGCTAGCGTAATATTCGTTCGAGAAAAAGCAGAATACAAAGGTGATCTTTGGACGGCAATCTGGGATCGTTTAAGGAAGGCCGCATCCCTTAAGGTGGACTACAGTGTATAA
- a CDS encoding group III truncated hemoglobin yields MKTVTVNGIEFSHDDIFNVVDDFYTRVQNDPLLRVPFESVHDWPEHIKRLTHFWWMRFGGDHYMPISYDPVEKHFLAGFNREFLTQWLFLFDETLKTHLPPAQVALWKLISERMGDSLTMKNDALKRSHGSL; encoded by the coding sequence ATGAAGACTGTCACGGTTAATGGTATTGAATTTTCTCATGATGATATTTTTAATGTTGTTGATGATTTTTATACTCGGGTGCAGAACGATCCATTGCTTCGGGTTCCTTTTGAATCAGTTCATGATTGGCCGGAGCATATTAAAAGATTGACGCATTTTTGGTGGATGCGGTTTGGTGGAGATCATTATATGCCGATTTCCTATGATCCTGTGGAAAAGCATTTTTTGGCAGGTTTTAATCGAGAGTTTCTTACTCAGTGGCTTTTTCTTTTTGATGAAACTTTGAAAACTCATCTTCCCCCTGCACAGGTGGCTCTTTGGAAGTTGATTTCTGAACGGATGGGGGACAGCTTAACTATGAAAAACGACGCACTCAAAAGATCACATGGCAGTTTATAA
- a CDS encoding LysR family transcriptional regulator, with protein sequence MNQWINYHHLFYFKTIAEEGTVSKAAEKLKLGQPTLSAQLKQFEDTIGVQLFERHHKKLVLTEQGKVALDYAKNIFRMGSEMYEVLHDRLKPLKPSLHLGALDSVPKQIVLQLVKHAFRISPCQITLSEGKSDELVRELVAHRMDLMVTNFLPTATDGKGLFPKSITKKNVSFYGAPKFKALRKGFPKSISGEPMILPTYDSRLRQDLDHWAKLNKIELNIIIESQDISVKKLMAINEMGLIPTATHTVTGQILRGELIEIGQLQGVHEELFLVTAQRKIENQIASKLRDQFTV encoded by the coding sequence ATGAATCAGTGGATCAACTACCATCATCTTTTTTATTTTAAGACAATTGCTGAAGAAGGAACAGTTTCAAAAGCCGCCGAAAAGCTAAAGCTCGGTCAGCCCACTCTTTCGGCGCAGCTTAAGCAGTTTGAAGACACCATTGGTGTACAGCTTTTTGAGAGGCACCACAAAAAACTCGTACTCACAGAACAAGGGAAAGTAGCGCTGGATTATGCAAAAAACATTTTCCGCATGGGTTCAGAAATGTATGAAGTGTTACACGATCGGCTTAAGCCTTTAAAGCCTTCGCTTCACTTAGGGGCGCTTGATAGCGTTCCAAAGCAGATCGTTCTTCAGCTTGTAAAACATGCTTTCCGAATTTCACCGTGTCAGATTACTTTATCAGAAGGGAAATCTGATGAATTGGTAAGGGAACTTGTCGCTCACCGAATGGATCTGATGGTGACTAACTTCTTACCAACCGCTACCGATGGGAAAGGTCTGTTTCCAAAATCGATTACGAAAAAGAATGTGAGTTTTTACGGAGCTCCAAAGTTCAAAGCTTTGAGGAAGGGGTTTCCAAAATCTATATCTGGCGAGCCGATGATTTTACCCACTTATGATAGTAGGCTCAGGCAAGATCTCGACCATTGGGCAAAGTTAAATAAAATTGAGCTTAATATAATCATTGAAAGCCAAGACATATCAGTTAAAAAGCTCATGGCAATAAATGAGATGGGGCTCATTCCCACAGCAACACACACGGTAACAGGACAAATTTTAAGAGGTGAGCTCATTGAAATTGGCCAGCTGCAAGGTGTTCATGAGGAACTTTTCTTGGTTACGGCACAGCGAAAAATTGAAAATCAAATCGCCTCAAAACTTAGAGATCAATTTACTGTATAG
- a CDS encoding D-Ala-D-Ala carboxypeptidase family metallohydrolase codes for MNSKVAQKLIAIGLAVLLCFIVACGKSTSSSANSENPSQPQPEENLSGPAACYMGINRDAKACAQLKTINAASEGYKNPYTDSSFMATANKDQYRRPVQAVDLKRTSQNLKIAPSFVLSEFMSIEKGNIGIFSTAVVKIIQKLRDKTGAALKINSAFRSPKWNEGIDGSATWSRHQYGDGVDIASSKVGLDTLISYCKQLGATFTLKYTSHVHCDWRNMALEPQFFGALDIQQLKQTSVEEDQMNILTDYVDSSQILISGELKAGNVVRLSSFVKFHEDPSELHKQWVIFAPNGDQINLEQSEVSLPLQKGTYQVINYIGASIQLNKSFFVN; via the coding sequence ATGAACTCGAAAGTTGCTCAAAAATTAATCGCTATTGGACTAGCCGTCTTATTATGTTTTATTGTGGCTTGCGGGAAATCAACTAGTAGTTCAGCAAACTCCGAAAATCCATCGCAACCTCAACCCGAAGAAAATCTAAGTGGTCCAGCAGCATGCTACATGGGTATCAATAGAGACGCAAAAGCTTGCGCTCAATTAAAAACCATTAACGCTGCATCTGAAGGCTACAAAAATCCTTACACAGATTCATCATTTATGGCGACTGCAAATAAAGACCAATACCGTAGACCAGTTCAAGCGGTGGACTTGAAGAGAACTTCGCAAAATTTAAAGATTGCTCCAAGTTTTGTACTCTCAGAATTCATGAGCATCGAAAAAGGAAACATCGGTATATTTTCAACAGCAGTCGTAAAGATCATTCAAAAGTTAAGAGATAAAACTGGTGCAGCACTCAAAATCAATAGTGCATTCCGCTCTCCAAAGTGGAATGAAGGTATTGATGGGTCTGCGACGTGGTCCCGCCATCAATACGGAGATGGTGTCGATATCGCCTCTTCAAAAGTGGGCCTTGATACTTTGATCAGCTATTGCAAACAGCTCGGAGCCACATTCACGCTGAAGTACACTTCGCATGTTCACTGTGATTGGAGGAACATGGCGCTTGAGCCACAATTCTTCGGAGCTCTTGATATTCAGCAATTAAAGCAGACAAGTGTAGAAGAAGATCAAATGAATATCTTAACAGATTATGTAGACTCTTCTCAGATTCTTATCAGTGGAGAATTAAAAGCTGGAAATGTGGTGCGTCTGTCTAGTTTTGTAAAATTCCACGAAGATCCCTCAGAGCTGCATAAGCAATGGGTGATTTTTGCGCCCAATGGTGATCAGATTAACTTAGAACAATCTGAAGTGTCGTTGCCTTTACAAAAGGGGACTTACCAAGTGATCAACTATATTGGTGCGAGTATCCAATTGAACAAGTCTTTCTTCGTAAACTAG
- a CDS encoding YbaN family protein codes for MAVYKNRFLRTSIFVLGFLSVGLGLIGVFLPLLPTTPFILLAAWCFLKSSERTHTWIYTHPVLGKILQAWEKNRSISRPTKVLALIMIIISIISIVLSVDNIWVKGFVIGLLTAVSIFILTRNELVKD; via the coding sequence ATGGCAGTTTATAAGAATCGATTTTTACGGACTTCAATATTTGTTCTTGGATTTCTATCTGTGGGACTGGGCTTGATTGGTGTTTTCTTGCCGCTTCTTCCGACAACTCCTTTTATCTTACTGGCGGCTTGGTGCTTTTTAAAGAGCAGTGAAAGAACTCACACTTGGATTTATACTCATCCAGTACTTGGAAAAATACTCCAGGCTTGGGAAAAGAATCGTTCGATTTCTCGACCGACTAAAGTTCTTGCGTTAATCATGATTATTATTTCTATAATATCTATCGTTCTCAGTGTCGATAACATTTGGGTTAAAGGGTTTGTGATTGGATTACTTACCGCAGTCTCAATTTTTATTCTAACCCGCAATGAATTGGTTAAAGATTAG
- a CDS encoding DUF4160 domain-containing protein, giving the protein MVTVLRVGKLKYKVNKKDHNPPHVHVEGGGATLRVNLLTLEVMDDSTDFTRSMVQKIVTYIAEHKEELLEKWVEYHEED; this is encoded by the coding sequence ATGGTTACGGTTCTTCGGGTTGGAAAACTAAAGTATAAAGTGAACAAAAAGGACCACAATCCTCCGCATGTTCATGTTGAAGGCGGCGGTGCAACCTTGCGAGTTAATTTATTAACTCTTGAGGTTATGGATGACAGCACTGATTTCACTAGGTCCATGGTTCAAAAGATCGTAACTTATATCGCTGAACACAAAGAAGAACTTTTAGAAAAATGGGTGGAGTATCATGAAGAAGATTAA
- a CDS encoding sodium-dependent bicarbonate transport family permease, with amino-acid sequence MNHLANFDLIIFFFILGAFASWIRSDLEIPEFISKFLSIFLLLSLGLKGGHEVRFAESLTGFIPSLTLGLISCLALPIIFFFAFKNRLGVANASALSASYGSVSAVTFITAQGILENDGINFSGYMVAIMALMEIPAILIGVYLYQRFSKNSPHGRTILASIFSAKSVVLLLGGFVIGLLMNEKSWAGISPVVQGSFKGVLAFFLLDLGIVAQKQLREAWKFKYLSLPIAIIFPLICGTLSLFVGHSIGISQGDLILLATLVGSASYIAAPAAMRSSIPSANPSLYLALPLAMTFPMNLIFGIPLYIEISKRILN; translated from the coding sequence ATGAATCATTTAGCAAATTTTGACCTTATTATTTTTTTTTTTATATTGGGAGCTTTTGCTTCGTGGATAAGGTCAGATTTAGAGATTCCCGAATTCATATCCAAGTTCCTCTCTATTTTTTTACTTCTCTCCCTAGGACTCAAGGGCGGACACGAGGTCAGATTTGCGGAAAGTCTAACAGGCTTTATTCCGTCACTCACTCTCGGATTGATCTCGTGTCTCGCCCTTCCTATTATTTTTTTCTTTGCTTTCAAAAATCGCTTAGGCGTAGCAAATGCTTCGGCCCTTTCGGCGTCTTATGGATCAGTGAGTGCGGTAACTTTTATTACGGCTCAAGGAATTTTGGAAAATGATGGAATCAATTTTAGTGGTTACATGGTTGCGATTATGGCTCTTATGGAGATCCCCGCAATTCTGATTGGTGTGTACCTATATCAACGATTTTCAAAAAACTCACCTCACGGTCGTACAATCTTAGCGTCCATCTTTTCTGCAAAATCAGTAGTTCTATTGCTTGGCGGATTTGTTATAGGTCTTCTAATGAATGAGAAGTCTTGGGCCGGCATTTCGCCGGTCGTTCAAGGTTCATTCAAAGGGGTTCTTGCTTTTTTCCTTCTTGATCTAGGTATCGTTGCTCAGAAGCAATTGCGAGAAGCATGGAAATTTAAATATTTGAGTCTACCCATTGCCATTATTTTTCCACTGATTTGCGGAACCTTATCACTTTTCGTAGGACATTCGATCGGCATTTCACAAGGAGATCTTATTTTGCTTGCGACTCTAGTGGGAAGCGCTTCCTACATCGCTGCTCCCGCGGCCATGCGGAGCTCAATACCATCTGCCAATCCAAGCCTATATCTAGCTCTTCCTCTCGCTATGACTTTTCCAATGAATTTGATTTTTGGAATTCCACTTTATATTGAGATCAGTAAAAGAATTCTAAACTGA
- the purE gene encoding 5-(carboxyamino)imidazole ribonucleotide mutase: MSKKKTKKTSKKPLVAIIMGSDSDYPIMKEAEDVLKEFKIPFDVKIVSAHRTPDEMYEFAKSAMKNGLRVIIAGAGGAAHLPGMVASLTELPVIGVPVANSALDGEDSLLSIVQMPKGVPVATVAINNAYNAGLLAVQILGAGGSKKDEAILKNMTLYKQALREKVLNKKLKK, from the coding sequence ATGAGTAAGAAAAAAACAAAGAAAACTTCTAAGAAACCCCTCGTCGCCATCATTATGGGATCCGATTCTGATTATCCAATTATGAAAGAGGCAGAAGACGTATTGAAGGAATTCAAAATCCCTTTTGATGTGAAAATTGTTTCTGCTCACAGAACTCCTGATGAAATGTACGAGTTCGCAAAGTCTGCGATGAAGAATGGACTTCGCGTAATCATTGCTGGTGCTGGTGGCGCGGCTCACCTTCCAGGTATGGTGGCTTCACTCACGGAGCTTCCTGTGATCGGGGTTCCGGTTGCAAATAGTGCCCTTGACGGCGAAGACTCACTTCTATCCATAGTGCAAATGCCAAAAGGTGTTCCTGTGGCTACAGTTGCAATCAATAACGCCTACAATGCTGGACTTCTTGCTGTTCAGATTCTTGGTGCTGGTGGAAGTAAAAAAGATGAGGCCATCCTTAAAAATATGACTCTATATAAGCAGGCACTACGAGAAAAAGTTTTAAACAAAAAACTAAAGAAGTAA
- a CDS encoding DEAD/DEAH box helicase — protein MYKLRDYQQDAVNSVVNSFKKSRDPAVVVLPTGAGKSLVIAELARIAKGRVLVLAHVKELVHQNYEKYKSYDLEAGIFSASLGKKDFNQKAIFGGVQSVARAPDDFFNDFSLLVIDECHRVAEEGSTQYQDVIKKLQERNPKLCILGLTATPYRLGLGWIYEYSASGEIKTDKKRFFKKCVYELPLSYMIKNKFLTIPIKIDIPVTSYDFSELTEKNGMYTTSDIEEILKSQKKLTPLIINNIVDITERYSRQGVMIFSSSVRHAEEIMTYLPKNQARVVLGDTDMADRDQIVKDFKDKKFKYLVNVSVLTTGFDAPHVDVIAILRPTESNSLYQQIVGRGLRLCEGKKDCYVLDYTGMRHDIYKPEISDKKPMKDTVEVVVPCPACDFQNHFWGYQDEDGMVYEHFGRKCRGGTQDPNTLVITPCNYRFRFKVCHKCDTQNDITAQACEKCDAELVDAEAKLKQARLSKNFHVLKPDKITFTERSDKSGNAYLEIRYYDLDAQYISEAHFFNHQSAIKKFHINFLRSHLRRPELSVEMTTPSEAIKYQKLFRLPSYVIARKQDKFWKITEKVFAEEL, from the coding sequence ATGTATAAGCTCAGGGACTATCAACAAGACGCTGTAAATAGCGTCGTTAATTCATTCAAGAAATCACGAGATCCCGCAGTTGTCGTGTTGCCAACTGGGGCGGGGAAGAGTCTTGTGATCGCAGAGCTTGCACGCATTGCTAAAGGCAGAGTGCTTGTCCTTGCTCATGTGAAAGAACTCGTCCACCAGAACTATGAAAAATACAAAAGCTACGACTTGGAAGCTGGAATTTTCTCAGCAAGCCTTGGTAAAAAAGATTTCAACCAAAAAGCAATCTTTGGAGGAGTACAATCAGTAGCTAGAGCCCCCGATGATTTTTTTAATGATTTCTCACTTCTGGTAATTGATGAGTGCCATAGAGTAGCTGAAGAAGGATCCACTCAGTATCAAGATGTAATTAAAAAACTTCAAGAGCGAAATCCCAAACTCTGCATTCTAGGTCTTACGGCCACACCTTATCGTTTGGGGTTGGGTTGGATTTACGAATACTCTGCGAGTGGTGAAATCAAGACGGACAAAAAAAGATTCTTTAAAAAATGTGTGTATGAGCTTCCGCTTTCTTACATGATAAAAAATAAATTCCTAACAATTCCGATTAAGATTGATATTCCGGTGACGAGTTATGATTTCTCAGAGTTAACTGAAAAAAATGGTATGTATACGACATCAGACATCGAGGAAATCCTAAAGAGTCAGAAAAAACTCACACCACTCATTATCAATAACATTGTAGACATCACAGAGCGCTACTCTAGACAGGGTGTGATGATCTTTAGTTCGTCAGTAAGGCACGCAGAAGAGATCATGACCTATCTACCAAAAAATCAAGCAAGAGTAGTTCTGGGTGACACAGACATGGCAGATCGCGACCAGATCGTTAAAGATTTTAAAGACAAAAAATTCAAATATCTGGTGAACGTATCGGTACTTACAACAGGATTTGATGCTCCTCATGTGGATGTGATCGCAATCTTACGCCCGACAGAATCAAACAGTCTTTACCAGCAGATCGTGGGAAGAGGACTTAGGCTCTGTGAAGGCAAAAAAGATTGTTATGTTTTAGATTACACGGGAATGAGACATGACATTTATAAGCCAGAGATATCAGACAAAAAACCAATGAAAGACACAGTTGAAGTTGTAGTTCCGTGTCCGGCTTGTGATTTTCAAAATCATTTCTGGGGCTATCAAGATGAAGATGGAATGGTGTATGAGCATTTTGGTCGTAAATGCAGAGGCGGCACGCAAGATCCTAATACATTAGTGATTACTCCTTGCAATTATAGATTCAGATTTAAAGTCTGCCACAAGTGCGATACTCAAAACGACATCACAGCACAGGCTTGCGAAAAATGTGATGCAGAACTTGTAGATGCAGAGGCAAAACTAAAGCAAGCAAGGCTTTCTAAAAACTTCCACGTATTAAAGCCGGATAAAATTACGTTTACTGAAAGAAGCGACAAGAGCGGAAATGCATACCTTGAAATCAGATATTATGATCTAGATGCTCAGTACATTAGCGAAGCGCATTTTTTTAATCACCAATCAGCAATCAAAAAATTTCACATCAATTTCTTACGCTCCCATTTAAGACGACCCGAGCTCTCAGTGGAAATGACAACGCCTAGTGAAGCGATCAAGTACCAAAAACTATTTCGACTTCCATCATATGTAATCGCCCGCAAACAAGACAAGTTCTGGAAAATCACCGAAAAAGTCTTCGCTGAGGAATTATGA
- a CDS encoding HPF/RaiA family ribosome-associated protein encodes MIQVKFKNLEKSEMAREAVEERIETLIEKFPDLNESKLLVTLEMENSPHQAGPDLFKIKLHVTRGRFDGITVEKSDSNLYGALAEVVDHMLEVLNRFGDRVRVKERKQARELTREIENGFEAQEKKIG; translated from the coding sequence ATGATACAAGTGAAATTCAAAAACTTAGAAAAATCTGAAATGGCTCGAGAAGCCGTTGAAGAAAGAATTGAAACTCTCATCGAGAAATTTCCTGACTTAAATGAGAGTAAACTCCTGGTCACTCTTGAAATGGAAAACTCGCCACATCAGGCAGGTCCGGATCTTTTCAAAATAAAACTTCATGTGACCAGAGGGCGCTTCGACGGAATTACTGTCGAGAAATCAGATTCCAATCTCTACGGCGCTTTGGCTGAAGTCGTGGACCACATGCTTGAAGTCTTAAATCGCTTCGGAGACCGAGTTCGAGTGAAAGAGCGAAAGCAAGCTCGTGAGCTGACAAGAGAAATAGAAAATGGATTTGAGGCTCAAGAGAAAAAAATTGGATGA
- a CDS encoding RNase H family protein, translating to MKLDIYTDASFSKTHGLAVIGYMISDKLTILEIKESNNIRAEIRGVITALSAAPKSASVTLYTDCQTVAGLIGRRDKLEKTNFISQAKQTPLANADLYKEFYKIYDQLHPEIIWVKGHTSSKDTKIKKNFSTVDKEVRKALRLALK from the coding sequence ATGAAATTAGATATTTATACAGATGCAAGTTTTAGCAAGACTCACGGTCTTGCTGTGATTGGATATATGATCTCAGATAAACTAACTATTCTCGAAATCAAAGAATCGAACAACATCAGAGCAGAAATCAGAGGAGTGATCACAGCACTGAGCGCTGCTCCAAAATCAGCATCAGTGACTTTATATACAGATTGCCAAACTGTAGCGGGATTAATAGGTAGAAGGGATAAATTAGAAAAAACAAATTTCATAAGCCAAGCAAAACAAACACCATTAGCAAATGCAGATCTATACAAAGAATTTTATAAAATTTACGATCAACTTCATCCAGAAATAATTTGGGTCAAAGGCCACACATCTAGCAAAGACACTAAAATAAAAAAGAACTTCTCCACGGTAGACAAAGAAGTCCGCAAAGCACTGAGACTTGCGCTTAAATAA
- a CDS encoding M20/M25/M40 family metallo-hydrolase has translation MKFKLFPKILKHTVFILIVLSLGAGTYLYLDRPEIRAPSDEPFQIILDENIDWDAIQIELTGLLTDLIQIPTIRSEESKVAFYIQKVLAKEGIQAKLIPHPEFPDKVSLVAEIGPENSENGIILLNHSDVVEVNAADWEVPPFSGEMKDGMIHGRGALDMKGMASMELMAFIMVNRMGLKLANKIMFLSVPDEESGGRLGAQFLLNNHESLFEGYRYVFNEGGFGIKDFPKKNNKMFNVQTAEKGILGLELTAKGNSGHGSMPDKKYSSLDMMKLMLELQELQKFQLTDQTLEFFHHVGSFFEFPENFLLQRIQNPLVQKILSKKLMENRAVNAMVTNTISITSLSTDSSAHNVIPSESKAYLDIRILPGVDPAKLTEQIQKIADKYKVSIEVKESYSASQSNSDTPLFDVLYTVMKDNVPDAEITQYLSPGATDSRYFRAKGFECYGIIPAIISMEDVGMLHGKNEAISLENLKLGTKVIFETLVGFNQMESL, from the coding sequence ATGAAATTTAAACTTTTTCCTAAAATTTTAAAACATACTGTATTCATTCTTATAGTTCTTTCGCTCGGTGCTGGTACTTATTTGTACCTTGATCGCCCTGAGATTCGTGCTCCTTCCGATGAACCTTTTCAAATTATCTTAGACGAAAATATTGATTGGGATGCCATTCAGATTGAGCTTACAGGGTTACTCACGGATCTCATTCAAATTCCCACGATCCGTTCCGAAGAATCTAAAGTCGCTTTCTACATACAGAAAGTTTTAGCCAAAGAAGGCATTCAGGCCAAACTCATTCCTCATCCAGAATTTCCCGACAAAGTAAGTTTGGTGGCAGAGATCGGCCCTGAGAATTCAGAGAACGGAATTATTTTGCTTAATCACTCTGACGTGGTCGAAGTCAATGCGGCTGATTGGGAAGTTCCTCCTTTCAGTGGTGAGATGAAAGACGGAATGATCCATGGGCGCGGGGCCCTCGATATGAAGGGCATGGCTTCGATGGAGCTTATGGCTTTTATCATGGTTAATCGTATGGGTTTAAAGCTTGCGAATAAGATTATGTTCTTGTCCGTTCCCGATGAGGAATCTGGCGGAAGACTTGGCGCTCAATTTTTATTGAACAACCATGAGAGTTTATTCGAAGGCTATCGTTATGTATTTAATGAAGGCGGATTCGGAATTAAGGATTTTCCAAAAAAGAACAACAAAATGTTCAACGTGCAAACAGCAGAGAAGGGAATCTTGGGTTTAGAGCTTACGGCTAAGGGAAATTCTGGTCATGGCAGCATGCCTGACAAAAAATATTCTTCGTTAGATATGATGAAACTCATGCTTGAACTTCAAGAGCTGCAAAAGTTTCAGTTAACCGATCAAACCTTGGAGTTCTTCCATCACGTGGGGAGCTTCTTTGAATTTCCAGAAAATTTTTTACTTCAAAGAATTCAGAATCCTTTGGTACAAAAAATTCTATCCAAAAAACTCATGGAGAATCGCGCAGTGAATGCCATGGTGACAAACACCATTTCCATCACCAGTCTTTCTACGGATTCCTCGGCACACAATGTGATTCCCTCCGAGAGTAAAGCCTATCTGGATATCCGGATTCTTCCTGGAGTAGATCCCGCAAAGCTCACTGAGCAGATTCAAAAGATCGCCGACAAATACAAAGTCTCAATTGAAGTCAAAGAATCCTATTCAGCTTCTCAGAGCAATTCGGATACTCCGCTCTTTGATGTTCTCTATACTGTGATGAAAGACAATGTTCCCGATGCTGAGATCACTCAGTATCTTTCACCGGGTGCTACAGACTCGAGATATTTTAGAGCAAAAGGTTTTGAGTGTTACGGAATTATTCCCGCCATCATCAGCATGGAAGACGTAGGAATGCTTCATGGAAAAAACGAAGCGATCTCTCTTGAAAACTTAAAACTAGGCACCAAAGTGATCTTCGAAACTCTCGTCGGATTCAATCAAATGGAAAGCCTTTAG
- a CDS encoding FRG domain-containing protein: MNGQWLGRYDGSNSGTLIIDLDDCGTHYEGYAYAYDHNINLPSTYAPITTPDKSNTVNLTVHFSPLNPSSGNPLTPAELQKFYPGTVFGTEAKVTLEHENSLLKIEWKTDIGTWGKCVLPKSKASEPSYYSPLDNVKNWKQFKDFVFDLEFRKYIFRGQSKPHRLRTCFHRSGRADLQTFLDVDRIILYRHLTQRTRNIFNLNDPDQNGAFLGLIQHHGYPTPLLDWTYSPFIGAFFAYRDIKNTEAKMDSENKMVRIFVFDQLEWRAKYAQSHRLTGSPHFSLMEFMAIENERLLPQQSISTVTNVDDIESFIMSHESVNQKFLKVIDLPISERSKVMSDLSTMGITAGSLFPGLDGTCEEIKERFFDF, encoded by the coding sequence ATGAACGGCCAATGGCTCGGAAGATATGACGGTAGTAACTCGGGAACTCTTATTATTGATTTAGATGATTGCGGAACACACTACGAAGGTTATGCTTACGCCTATGATCACAATATAAATCTACCTAGTACATATGCACCGATTACAACTCCCGATAAATCAAATACGGTTAATCTCACCGTACATTTTTCTCCTTTAAATCCTAGCTCTGGAAATCCACTTACTCCAGCTGAATTACAAAAGTTTTATCCAGGAACAGTTTTCGGAACAGAGGCGAAAGTAACCTTAGAACATGAAAATAGTCTTTTAAAAATTGAATGGAAAACGGACATAGGTACTTGGGGAAAATGTGTTCTACCCAAATCTAAAGCCTCTGAACCTTCTTACTACTCCCCTTTAGATAATGTAAAAAATTGGAAACAATTTAAAGATTTTGTATTTGATCTAGAATTTAGAAAATATATTTTTAGAGGACAAAGTAAGCCTCATCGTCTACGCACTTGCTTTCATCGATCTGGGCGAGCCGACTTGCAGACATTTCTAGATGTAGATAGAATTATACTCTATCGACATTTAACTCAAAGAACTCGTAATATTTTTAACTTGAACGATCCTGATCAAAACGGTGCATTCTTGGGATTAATCCAGCATCATGGATATCCCACACCTTTGCTTGATTGGACATATTCACCATTTATTGGAGCATTTTTTGCTTATAGAGATATTAAAAATACTGAAGCCAAGATGGATTCAGAGAATAAAATGGTAAGAATTTTTGTTTTTGATCAATTAGAATGGCGTGCAAAATATGCGCAATCGCATCGTTTGACAGGCAGCCCACATTTCTCACTTATGGAATTTATGGCAATAGAAAATGAAAGACTTCTGCCGCAACAATCGATTTCGACTGTTACCAATGTTGACGATATTGAATCATTTATAATGTCTCACGAGAGCGTGAATCAAAAATTTCTAAAAGTAATTGATCTCCCTATTTCTGAAAGATCCAAGGTTATGAGTGATCTTAGTACTATGGGAATAACAGCTGGCTCACTATTCCCTGGGTTAGACGGTACTTGCGAAGAAATTAAAGAAAGATTTTTTGATTTTTAA